A window from Chryseobacterium vaccae encodes these proteins:
- a CDS encoding bacteriocin-like protein, whose translation MKNSRKITRDQLKEIQGGGLPGMRRCLDPETCQYRLGFIGGDLETPCNLLYPICAPREYYPPVIEGPIIEG comes from the coding sequence ATGAAAAATTCAAGAAAAATCACGAGAGACCAGTTAAAAGAAATACAGGGAGGAGGCTTACCCGGAATGAGAAGATGTCTGGATCCGGAAACCTGCCAGTACAGACTCGGTTTTATCGGAGGTGATCTGGAAACACCATGCAACCTGCTCTACCCTATTTGTGCTCCCAGAGAGTATTACCCACCGGTGATAGAAGGACCTATTATTGAAGGATAG
- a CDS encoding S9 family peptidase, producing the protein MKKFLLTLTIAAVFQNVSAQEITLDKIYSGYYRGKGIAGITSMKNGENYLVIESGGIAKYSYKTSQKEGNLVDGSFESYEFSDDESKILLQLGSQPIYRHSFLGKFDVKDLKSGKVISLNEGKPVQEPRFSPDASKIAFIADNNLFYQDLNSGKITQITNDGKKNSIINGLADWVYEEEFGHARQYEWTKNSDAIVFVKSDESQVPEIYIPIYGKKLYPDEMRYKYPKAGEKNSIVSAQLYRLDTGNIIPLNLSSFKNYYIPNVFQTAKPDEIVLITSERIQNASDILKVNTKTGAVQKLFTETDEKWIDTDSPTLEFLEDDSFLWSSERDGNRHLYWYDKDGKLKKQITKGNWEVTDYYGFNPKSKEIYVQTTEKGSINKVVSKVNIENGKSQLISNAEGNNSARFSKNYNYFIEASSTAGRPHTFVLKDGNGKALKELQNNNDQLQKLKADNFAEKEFITIPNAAGDQMNAWIIKPKNFDPNKKYPLFMFQYSGPGSQQVANSWDNGNTLWFNHLVQKGYIVACVDGRGTGYKGAKFKKVTYMNLGKYEIEDQITAAKWFGNQSYIDKTRIGMFGWSFGGYMTSLAMTKGADVFKAGIAVAPVTNWRYYDSVYTERFMRTPQENPDGYDKNSPTEYAKLLKGKFLLIHGTADDNVHFQNSMELSEALIQNKKQFEFMAYPDKNHGIYGGQTRPQLYQKMTDFILNNL; encoded by the coding sequence ATGAAAAAATTCTTACTCACACTTACAATTGCTGCTGTATTCCAGAATGTATCGGCGCAGGAAATTACTTTAGATAAAATATACTCAGGATATTACCGTGGTAAAGGTATTGCCGGAATTACATCCATGAAAAACGGTGAGAATTACCTGGTGATTGAATCCGGAGGAATTGCAAAATATTCTTATAAAACCTCACAGAAAGAAGGAAATCTGGTGGACGGAAGCTTTGAAAGCTATGAGTTTTCTGATGATGAATCAAAAATCCTTTTACAATTAGGAAGTCAGCCTATATACAGACATTCATTCTTAGGGAAATTTGATGTAAAGGATCTGAAATCCGGAAAAGTGATCAGTCTGAATGAAGGAAAACCCGTTCAGGAACCGAGATTTTCTCCTGATGCTTCGAAAATAGCCTTCATTGCTGATAATAATTTATTCTATCAGGATCTTAATTCAGGAAAAATCACCCAGATTACTAATGATGGTAAAAAGAACTCAATCATCAATGGTCTTGCTGACTGGGTATATGAAGAGGAATTCGGACATGCAAGGCAATATGAGTGGACGAAAAATTCTGATGCCATTGTATTTGTAAAATCAGATGAAAGCCAGGTTCCGGAAATCTATATTCCAATCTACGGCAAAAAACTATATCCGGATGAAATGCGTTATAAATACCCTAAAGCCGGAGAAAAAAATTCTATTGTTTCGGCACAGCTTTATCGTCTTGATACCGGAAATATCATACCGCTTAATTTAAGTTCGTTCAAGAATTATTACATTCCCAATGTTTTCCAGACTGCAAAACCTGATGAAATTGTTCTGATCACTTCTGAAAGAATTCAGAATGCGTCTGACATTTTAAAAGTAAATACCAAAACCGGAGCAGTTCAGAAATTATTCACTGAAACGGATGAAAAATGGATCGATACAGACAGTCCGACTTTGGAATTCCTTGAAGATGATTCTTTCCTTTGGTCTTCTGAAAGAGACGGTAACCGCCATTTATATTGGTATGATAAAGACGGAAAACTTAAAAAGCAGATCACAAAAGGAAACTGGGAAGTAACCGATTATTATGGTTTCAACCCGAAATCTAAAGAAATTTATGTTCAGACTACGGAAAAAGGCAGTATTAACAAGGTGGTTTCCAAAGTAAATATTGAAAACGGAAAATCACAGCTGATTTCCAATGCTGAAGGAAATAATTCAGCACGTTTCAGCAAAAACTATAATTATTTCATTGAAGCTTCTTCTACAGCCGGAAGACCTCACACCTTTGTTCTGAAAGACGGCAATGGTAAAGCGCTAAAAGAACTTCAGAACAACAATGATCAGCTTCAGAAGTTAAAAGCAGACAATTTTGCTGAAAAAGAATTCATCACCATTCCTAATGCTGCAGGAGACCAGATGAATGCATGGATTATAAAACCTAAGAATTTCGATCCAAATAAAAAATATCCGCTGTTTATGTTCCAATATTCCGGACCGGGATCACAACAAGTGGCCAATTCATGGGATAACGGAAATACATTATGGTTCAACCATCTTGTGCAAAAAGGGTATATCGTAGCTTGTGTAGACGGGCGCGGAACCGGATATAAAGGCGCTAAGTTCAAAAAGGTGACTTATATGAATTTGGGGAAATATGAAATTGAAGACCAGATCACAGCTGCCAAATGGTTTGGAAATCAGTCTTACATTGATAAAACGAGAATCGGAATGTTCGGATGGAGTTTCGGAGGCTATATGACCAGTCTGGCAATGACCAAAGGAGCCGATGTTTTCAAAGCAGGAATTGCTGTAGCCCCGGTTACCAACTGGAGATATTATGACTCTGTATACACGGAACGATTTATGAGAACACCTCAGGAAAATCCGGACGGATATGATAAAAATTCTCCTACAGAATATGCCAAATTGCTGAAAGGCAAATTCCTTCTGATCCACGGAACAGCCGATGATAACGTACATTTCCAGAATTCCATGGAATTATCGGAAGCATTGATCCAGAATAAAAAACAGTTTGAATTCATGGCTTATCCGGACAAAAATCACGGAATCTACGGAGGACAGACAAGACCGCAGCTGTATCAGAAAATGACGGATTTTATTTTGAATAATCTGTAA
- a CDS encoding DUF1572 family protein produces the protein MKNLFVKRFEYYKSLGDKTFGQLSEEQIFWQPNGESNSIAVIVKHIAGNMLSRWTNFLTEDGEKPWRNRDDEFINTFKTQQEVLEYWEKGWQCLFEAMDQINDDNLHSEIYIRGEAHSVLDALVRQVAHYPYHIGQMVYIAKMMKNDNWETLSIARNKSHEFNNEMKEKFSKSSGHGNV, from the coding sequence ATGAAGAATCTATTTGTAAAACGTTTTGAATATTATAAATCACTGGGTGATAAAACTTTCGGACAGCTTTCTGAAGAACAGATCTTTTGGCAGCCTAACGGAGAAAGCAATTCTATTGCCGTTATTGTGAAGCATATTGCAGGAAATATGCTGTCAAGATGGACGAATTTTTTAACAGAAGACGGTGAAAAACCCTGGAGGAACCGTGATGATGAATTCATCAATACATTTAAAACCCAACAGGAAGTTCTGGAATACTGGGAAAAAGGCTGGCAGTGTCTTTTTGAGGCTATGGATCAGATTAATGATGATAATTTACACTCCGAAATCTATATAAGAGGAGAGGCGCATTCTGTTCTTGATGCCCTTGTGCGTCAGGTAGCTCATTATCCTTATCATATAGGGCAGATGGTTTATATTGCGAAAATGATGAAAAATGACAACTGGGAAACACTTTCCATTGCAAGAAACAAATCTCACGAGTTTAATAATGAAATGAAAGAGAAGTTTTCAAAAAGTTCAGGTCATGGAAATGTATAA
- the glgP gene encoding alpha-glucan family phosphorylase, with amino-acid sequence MDFRNFKIPYSINPQYSKKTAYFSMEFAIDQVLKIYSGGLGFLAGSHMRSAYNLKQDLIGIGILWKFGYYDQARNHDQTLQPVWTRKMYSFLEDTGIKFQIEIHSAPVWVKVWYLDPEIFNTAPMFFLSTDVPENDHVSKTICHKLYDANESTKLAQYILLGKGGAKLLDEMNIQRDVYHLNEAHGLPAAFYLLKKYNGDLNKVKEKLVFTTHTPEEAGNEKHNLKLCYDMSYFSGFSMEDIKNIEGGDDDRFNHSLCALKMARIANGVSQLHGVVSRAMWSKYPGICEIKSITNAQEFKYWADKPLYNAKDENDETVFDYRKKHLKSRLFKIVADQTGNLFNPNVFTIVWARRFAGYKRADLLLHDKDRFYRLLNNPKYPVQIIWAGKPYPMDYTAISTFNSLVEESKNHKNMAVLTGYELSLSKSLKQGSDLWLNNPRVPREASGTSGMTAAMNGSVNLSTDDGWIPEFAQSGENSFVVPKADYLNMSIYEQDNYDLNKLYEILENEILPTYYDHPEQWRKIQYNAMNDVKDQFNSDRMADEYYRFLYNEQNS; translated from the coding sequence ATGGATTTTAGAAATTTTAAAATACCTTACAGCATCAATCCACAATATTCTAAAAAAACCGCCTATTTTTCGATGGAATTTGCCATTGACCAGGTTTTAAAAATATATTCGGGAGGGCTGGGATTCCTGGCAGGTTCTCATATGAGAAGTGCATACAATCTTAAGCAGGACCTTATCGGAATCGGAATTCTATGGAAATTCGGTTATTATGATCAGGCAAGAAACCATGACCAGACCCTTCAGCCGGTATGGACCAGAAAAATGTACAGCTTCCTGGAAGATACCGGAATAAAGTTCCAGATCGAAATTCACAGTGCACCGGTTTGGGTAAAGGTATGGTATCTGGATCCTGAAATATTCAATACGGCACCTATGTTTTTCCTTTCAACAGATGTTCCTGAAAATGATCATGTTTCTAAAACCATCTGTCATAAATTGTATGATGCCAACGAATCTACCAAACTTGCTCAGTATATTTTATTAGGAAAAGGAGGAGCTAAACTTTTGGATGAGATGAATATTCAAAGAGATGTTTACCATCTTAATGAAGCACATGGACTTCCCGCAGCATTCTACCTTCTGAAAAAATACAATGGAGATCTGAACAAAGTAAAAGAAAAGCTGGTATTCACTACCCATACCCCGGAAGAGGCAGGAAACGAAAAGCATAATCTTAAATTATGTTATGACATGTCTTATTTCTCCGGATTCAGCATGGAGGATATAAAAAACATTGAAGGAGGTGATGACGACCGCTTCAACCATTCATTGTGCGCCCTGAAAATGGCAAGAATTGCTAATGGAGTTTCTCAATTGCATGGTGTAGTTTCCAGAGCTATGTGGAGCAAATATCCGGGCATCTGCGAGATCAAATCTATTACCAATGCACAGGAGTTCAAATACTGGGCAGACAAGCCACTTTACAATGCCAAGGATGAAAATGACGAAACCGTTTTCGATTACCGCAAAAAGCATTTAAAAAGCAGACTTTTCAAAATAGTAGCAGACCAGACCGGAAACCTGTTCAATCCGAATGTTTTCACTATTGTATGGGCGAGAAGATTTGCAGGCTACAAAAGGGCAGATCTTCTTCTTCATGATAAAGACCGATTCTACAGACTTCTGAACAACCCCAAATATCCGGTACAGATCATCTGGGCAGGAAAACCTTATCCAATGGACTATACAGCCATTTCCACGTTCAATTCACTGGTGGAAGAAAGTAAAAACCATAAAAATATGGCTGTTCTTACCGGATATGAGCTTTCTTTGAGTAAATCTCTGAAGCAGGGATCTGATCTATGGCTGAATAATCCAAGAGTTCCAAGAGAAGCTTCAGGAACATCCGGAATGACCGCTGCTATGAACGGATCTGTCAATCTATCAACTGATGATGGATGGATTCCGGAATTTGCTCAATCAGGTGAAAATTCTTTCGTTGTGCCTAAAGCAGATTATCTGAATATGAGTATTTACGAACAGGACAACTATGATCTGAACAAACTCTATGAAATTCTTGAAAATGAAATTCTTCCAACCTATTACGATCATCCGGAGCAGTGGAGGAAAATCCAGTATAATGCGATGAATGATGTAAAAGATCAATTCAACAGCGACAGGATGGCAGATGAATATTACAGATTCCTTTATAATGAACAAAACAGCTAA
- a CDS encoding T9SS type A sorting domain-containing protein has protein sequence MKNRIFTTLLGLIIGIPAFSQTWTLQNAGSGGAGQTSMHVYDANSVWACANSGTGGVFTRTSNGGTSWTPGIFNIGNNTRLYNILNISGVNETTAWVMSPNGSTSPTSTSTLGEVWKTTNGGSSWTKQFTLPSSGIAVHFFDANNGLAIGSRASVYDIFTTQNGGDSWSQIPAANVSNPMTETFGYQKYYVIDNVIFICFYNVVGGVWDYKVYKSTDKGLHWSALPTSFEGGQSHGFLMAWSDVNKGIVFSQTYSSGTPTDLKIYGTDDGGASWSVVPSSGIPVTTRIDDIAYVPGKNILVAGSGDNITKGSWKSMNNGTSWEAIDPGVYHWNVRCAGNNCYSAGWTSAAQFAAMYKISFRELSTQETKLNWGGIYPNPTKGELYIKTDKKIKSSTVLDASGRIVLMADSSKLDLSSFPKGVYVVNIEFGDGTFSSEKIIKE, from the coding sequence ATGAAGAACAGAATTTTTACAACTTTGCTGGGCTTAATCATAGGAATCCCTGCATTTTCTCAAACATGGACTTTACAGAATGCCGGATCCGGCGGTGCAGGACAGACATCGATGCATGTGTATGATGCAAACAGCGTTTGGGCATGTGCCAACTCTGGAACCGGGGGTGTTTTTACCAGAACTTCAAATGGAGGAACCAGCTGGACTCCGGGAATCTTTAATATAGGTAACAATACCAGATTATACAACATTCTAAATATTTCGGGAGTTAATGAAACAACTGCCTGGGTCATGAGTCCCAATGGATCTACAAGCCCTACCAGTACTTCTACTCTTGGTGAAGTATGGAAAACAACCAATGGAGGATCAAGCTGGACAAAGCAGTTTACGCTGCCATCAAGTGGAATTGCTGTTCATTTTTTTGATGCTAATAACGGTTTAGCTATCGGATCTCGGGCATCGGTTTATGATATATTTACCACTCAAAATGGTGGTGACAGCTGGTCACAGATACCGGCAGCTAACGTTTCCAATCCAATGACAGAAACATTTGGTTACCAGAAATATTATGTAATAGATAATGTCATTTTTATATGCTTTTATAATGTAGTGGGAGGTGTTTGGGATTATAAAGTGTATAAATCAACTGATAAAGGGCTGCATTGGTCAGCGCTTCCAACTTCATTTGAAGGAGGGCAGTCTCATGGGTTTTTAATGGCCTGGAGTGATGTAAATAAAGGTATTGTTTTTTCACAAACCTATTCATCAGGTACTCCAACTGATTTAAAAATATATGGAACTGATGATGGTGGTGCCTCATGGTCAGTAGTCCCATCTTCAGGGATTCCTGTAACAACTAGAATTGATGATATTGCTTATGTTCCAGGTAAAAATATCCTGGTCGCCGGAAGTGGAGATAATATAACAAAAGGATCTTGGAAAAGTATGAATAATGGAACCTCTTGGGAAGCTATAGATCCAGGAGTTTATCATTGGAATGTAAGGTGTGCCGGAAATAACTGTTATTCGGCAGGATGGACTTCAGCTGCTCAATTTGCGGCCATGTACAAGATAAGTTTCAGAGAACTGAGTACCCAGGAAACAAAATTGAACTGGGGTGGTATTTATCCTAATCCTACAAAAGGGGAACTCTATATAAAGACAGATAAAAAGATTAAGTCCTCAACCGTTCTGGATGCATCAGGCAGAATAGTATTAATGGCAGATTCATCTAAACTGGATCTTTCTTCATTTCCTAAAGGAGTATATGTTGTCAATATAGAATTCGGGGATGGCACATTTTCATCTGAAAAAATAATCAAAGAATAG
- a CDS encoding peptide MFS transporter, whose amino-acid sequence MKTKHPKGLPYLFFTEMWERFGYYLILGIFVLYVIEPAGMKGGLGLPDKTADDIFGTYIALTYLTPFLGGFLADRVLGYIKSIYLGGILMAAGYIGMGVFKELPLFYGSLALIIIGNGFFKPTISTLLGNLYSEEPYKANKDSGYNIFYMGINIGAFICNIIAAFMRNKFGWGEAFITAGVGMLIGLVIFSIGRKHYIHAAQMKPVQEGDTKLSEIMIKVFVPAIAAGVIGWFIPGNIFGSDSTDAFIFACIPVIYFYASLYFKAKPEEKPSIGALLSVFLISMFFWAVFKQNGTALTRWANYYTDRSVPASLEKPLEGIYMVDGKSYADKEVPVYDNQFQSQKDKDGNSIKETGKDIYFRNISAEQRAALEKNPESKVYLYNTELFQSINPFWVIALTPVVVGFWALLRRKGKEPLTPTKIVLGLFISALSCLVMVLAVMAGDNGAVKVSPLWLVAGYGVITIGELCLSPMGLSFVSKLSPARITALMMGGFFLANSVGNKLSGILASTWYNYDNKMNYFLVNFALLIFATLLGLSMLKRLNKIMKEKGH is encoded by the coding sequence ATGAAGACTAAACATCCTAAAGGCCTGCCTTACCTCTTTTTCACAGAAATGTGGGAGCGTTTCGGGTACTATCTGATTCTCGGAATCTTTGTTCTTTATGTGATTGAGCCTGCCGGTATGAAAGGCGGACTTGGACTGCCGGACAAAACAGCTGATGACATTTTCGGAACCTATATCGCATTGACCTACCTGACTCCTTTTCTTGGAGGTTTTCTGGCTGACAGGGTTTTAGGCTACATCAAATCTATTTACCTGGGCGGAATTCTGATGGCCGCAGGATATATCGGAATGGGAGTTTTCAAAGAACTTCCTCTGTTCTATGGCTCTTTAGCACTGATCATCATTGGAAATGGTTTTTTTAAACCTACTATTTCTACCCTTTTAGGAAATCTGTATTCTGAAGAACCTTATAAAGCGAATAAAGATTCCGGATATAATATTTTCTATATGGGAATCAATATCGGGGCATTTATCTGTAATATTATTGCGGCATTTATGCGTAATAAGTTCGGTTGGGGTGAAGCCTTCATCACAGCAGGAGTTGGGATGCTTATAGGTCTTGTGATCTTCAGTATCGGAAGAAAGCATTACATCCACGCAGCACAAATGAAACCTGTACAGGAAGGCGATACCAAGCTTTCTGAAATTATGATCAAGGTTTTTGTACCTGCTATAGCTGCCGGAGTTATAGGATGGTTTATTCCCGGTAATATTTTCGGAAGCGACAGTACAGATGCATTTATTTTCGCATGTATCCCTGTTATTTATTTTTATGCATCCCTTTACTTTAAAGCTAAACCTGAAGAAAAGCCTTCCATTGGAGCACTGCTTTCGGTATTCCTGATCAGTATGTTCTTCTGGGCCGTTTTCAAACAGAACGGAACCGCTCTTACAAGATGGGCCAATTATTATACAGACAGAAGTGTTCCGGCTTCTCTGGAAAAACCTCTTGAAGGAATTTATATGGTAGACGGAAAGAGCTATGCTGATAAAGAAGTACCTGTGTATGACAACCAGTTTCAGTCTCAGAAAGATAAAGATGGCAACAGCATCAAAGAAACCGGAAAAGATATTTATTTTAGAAATATTTCTGCTGAGCAGCGTGCCGCTTTGGAAAAAAATCCAGAAAGTAAAGTATACCTTTATAATACAGAATTATTCCAGTCGATCAATCCGTTTTGGGTAATTGCACTGACTCCTGTTGTGGTAGGATTCTGGGCGTTATTGAGAAGAAAAGGAAAAGAGCCTTTAACACCTACTAAGATTGTATTGGGGTTATTTATTTCCGCTTTATCATGTCTGGTGATGGTTCTTGCAGTAATGGCCGGAGACAACGGAGCTGTGAAGGTTTCTCCATTATGGCTGGTAGCCGGATATGGAGTCATAACCATCGGGGAGTTATGCCTTTCCCCAATGGGGCTTTCCTTTGTTTCCAAACTTTCGCCTGCCAGAATCACCGCTTTGATGATGGGAGGTTTCTTCCTTGCCAACTCGGTAGGAAACAAGCTTTCAGGAATCCTGGCCAGTACCTGGTACAATTATGACAACAAAATGAATTATTTCCTTGTGAACTTTGCTTTGTTAATATTTGCGACTCTTTTAGGACTCTCTATGTTAAAAAGACTAAACAAGATCATGAAAGAAAAAGGACATTAA
- a CDS encoding T9SS type B sorting domain-containing protein: MKKLLLFIFLSLSQFLFSQADCTSALAVCGNSSITYSPSGIGNVNENLRGCLTEGEHNSIWYKITIATGGTLTFNLVPNDQDADYDWAIYGPNVNCSNLGTPIRCNAATVVGVGADTGLNMTSTIISAPGGSPTPYCKYLDVLPGQTYYLYLDNWVSATNPTMAPFSLTWGGTATLASPFTDPTIQPFPFTPPGVPAANPADPREVVICSNPAIFDFTTLSAGIINGNPNFSVSYHTSQNSALTGTNPITGPTSVTVGPTYYYSISYTDPTNPNSPLNKCKQVGLFKFRDGKITTRNATLTQCNNNNAGTAVYDLTSADIIGDPNVTKKYYHSLSDLNAGVGEITNPMTFTSAEGTIYVKVTSPFGCTSVAQIFLKFYPVPAVQNAEIRTCSLENNPSTGSFNLTGPTVTTQAGAIKKYYPSLTDAINQTNEILTPTAYIAPTGVAYVRVFNAQGCYNVAKITLIVIAPVYSNVLQDKIICVADKTTLDAGPGFTNYQWSTGAITQTISNVGVGTYWVKLTSGGCVVKQNVKVYASEQPVITGVDISSNTITIFAIGGTPPYQYSMDNINWQDSNIFTNLSRGDHKVYVKDSYNCSPMEVGVVVPNLVNVITPNGDGINDVIDYSALANKKNLVFSIFDRYGIKIHEGSKQNGYKWDGSVNGIGKVPTGNYWYSVTWNENDKMSTPIKYSGWIVVKNRE, encoded by the coding sequence ATGAAGAAACTTTTACTTTTTATTTTTCTTTCACTTTCGCAATTTCTTTTCTCACAGGCAGACTGTACGTCTGCACTGGCGGTTTGTGGAAATTCTAGTATTACCTACAGTCCTTCAGGGATTGGGAATGTCAATGAAAACTTAAGAGGCTGTCTGACAGAGGGGGAACACAACTCCATATGGTATAAAATTACCATTGCTACAGGCGGAACCCTTACTTTTAATCTGGTTCCGAATGATCAGGATGCAGATTATGACTGGGCAATTTATGGTCCGAATGTAAACTGTTCCAATCTGGGAACACCAATTCGCTGTAATGCAGCCACTGTTGTCGGAGTTGGAGCAGATACGGGATTAAATATGACGAGTACAATCATTAGTGCCCCCGGAGGCTCACCAACTCCTTACTGTAAATATCTGGATGTTCTTCCGGGGCAAACCTATTATTTGTATCTGGATAACTGGGTGAGTGCTACAAATCCAACAATGGCTCCGTTCTCTTTAACTTGGGGCGGAACTGCAACGTTGGCATCACCATTTACAGATCCTACTATCCAGCCGTTTCCGTTTACTCCTCCGGGAGTACCTGCTGCTAACCCTGCGGACCCAAGAGAGGTGGTGATTTGTTCTAATCCTGCTATATTTGATTTTACCACTTTATCTGCGGGAATCATCAATGGAAATCCAAACTTTTCTGTTAGTTATCATACAAGCCAGAATTCAGCTTTAACGGGAACCAATCCTATTACGGGTCCTACTTCCGTAACAGTAGGCCCTACTTATTATTACAGTATTAGTTATACGGACCCAACCAACCCTAATAGTCCGCTTAATAAATGTAAGCAGGTTGGATTATTTAAATTCCGGGATGGAAAAATCACGACAAGAAATGCTACATTAACCCAATGCAACAATAATAATGCAGGTACTGCAGTGTATGATCTTACAAGTGCCGATATCATTGGAGATCCTAATGTTACCAAAAAATATTATCACAGCCTTTCTGATCTTAATGCGGGAGTTGGAGAAATTACCAATCCTATGACATTTACTTCTGCAGAAGGTACCATTTATGTGAAAGTCACTTCACCTTTCGGATGTACTTCTGTGGCTCAGATCTTCCTGAAATTCTATCCTGTACCTGCAGTACAGAATGCCGAAATAAGAACATGCTCCTTGGAAAACAATCCTTCTACAGGATCATTTAATCTTACAGGGCCTACGGTAACAACGCAAGCGGGGGCTATCAAAAAATATTATCCTTCATTAACAGATGCAATAAATCAGACCAACGAGATTCTTACTCCAACGGCATATATAGCACCTACCGGAGTGGCTTATGTAAGAGTTTTCAATGCGCAAGGCTGCTATAATGTTGCTAAGATTACCCTGATTGTGATCGCCCCTGTCTATTCCAATGTTCTTCAGGACAAGATTATTTGTGTGGCTGATAAGACTACCTTGGATGCAGGTCCTGGATTCACTAACTATCAATGGAGTACAGGAGCTATTACCCAGACTATTAGTAATGTAGGAGTGGGTACATATTGGGTTAAACTTACTTCAGGAGGTTGTGTGGTGAAGCAGAATGTGAAAGTATATGCGTCTGAGCAGCCGGTAATCACCGGGGTTGATATTTCAAGCAATACCATTACCATATTTGCGATAGGAGGTACGCCGCCATATCAATATTCAATGGACAATATCAATTGGCAGGATTCTAATATTTTCACTAATCTTTCAAGAGGTGATCATAAAGTCTACGTAAAAGATTCCTATAACTGCTCCCCAATGGAAGTTGGAGTGGTAGTCCCTAATCTGGTCAATGTAATTACTCCAAACGGAGATGGTATTAATGATGTGATTGATTATTCTGCATTGGCTAATAAAAAGAATCTGGTATTCAGTATTTTTGACCGATATGGAATTAAGATTCATGAAGGAAGCAAACAGAACGGTTACAAATGGGACGGAAGTGTGAATGGTATCGGAAAAGTACCGACAGGTAACTACTGGTACTCTGTAACCTGGAATGAAAACGACAAAATGAGTACGCCAATCAAGTATTCAGGATGGATCGTTGTGAAAAACAGGGAATAA
- a CDS encoding DUF6496 domain-containing protein, with protein sequence MSKTKYSEKAQDKIGEVMHEYKEGKLKSSSGKKVTSRKQAIAIGISEAKEKGLKVPKKKKD encoded by the coding sequence ATGAGCAAGACAAAATATTCAGAAAAAGCTCAGGACAAAATAGGAGAGGTAATGCACGAATACAAGGAAGGAAAGCTAAAATCTTCTTCCGGAAAAAAGGTAACCAGTAGAAAGCAGGCTATAGCTATTGGTATCTCTGAGGCCAAAGAAAAAGGGCTGAAAGTGCCTAAGAAGAAAAAAGATTAA